From one Lycium ferocissimum isolate CSIRO_LF1 chromosome 7, AGI_CSIRO_Lferr_CH_V1, whole genome shotgun sequence genomic stretch:
- the LOC132064382 gene encoding rhodanese-like domain-containing protein 6, which translates to MANQETKQENQEEDYGVLLYYKYTTILDLEQLFNFYESNCNSLSLLGRVRLSPNGVNVTVGGKLSALEEHIAAMKLNSLFEGTDFKLASCHEPSNDRVAKECGFTSLSIRIVKELVTLSSCPLPRSPEISNAGKHLSAAEFHSVLHNVGNSQDKLIPSSDRGTVLIDARNLYETRIGKFYPPNVETLDPEIRQYSDLPSWIDNNSEKLRGNNVLMYCTGGIRCEMASAYIRSKGDGFENVFQLYGGIQRYLEQFPDGGFFRGKNFVFDHRVSVGSSDSRILGTCLLCSSPFDDYSSRSRCTYCRMLVLVCDNCREKDSSYVCELCQKNSQCIQPISTTEFDSSVEISEIRELEAVSNLDRLALPPLVSGPKTLRKLRILCLHGFRQNASGFKGRTASLAKKLKSIAELVFVDAPHELSFIYQIRRNCDSASEMENNHPPTESCNKKFSWLVAPDHKGENDSDWKIADGPFDPLQYQKQTEGFDKSIAYLKALYSKAGPFDGILGFSQGAAMAALVCLHQQKLKGEMEFRFAILCSGFPVNMNNCEQGSINVPSLHIFGNDKGKDRQIENQASRHLASVFENGCSVVIEHDFGHIIPTRAPYIDQIKDFLQRFL; encoded by the exons ATGGCGAATCAAGAAACAAAGCAAGAAAACCAAGAAGAAGATTATGGGGTGTTGTTATACTACAAGTACACTACTATTCTTGACCTTGAACAACTATTCAACTTCTATGAATCAAACTGCAACTCTCTTTCCCTTTTGGGTCGTGTTCGCCTCTCTCCCAATGGCGTCAACGTCACT GTCGGGGGCAAGTTATCAGCTTTGGAGGAGCACATTGCTGCAATGAAGTTGAATTCTTTGTTTGAAGGGACAGACTTCAAGCTTGCTTCTTGCCATGAACCATCAAACGATAGGGTTGCCAAGGAATGTGGATTTACCTCCCTCTCCATACGTATAGTTAAG GAATTGGTAACTTTAAGTTCCTGTCCCCTGCCAAGGTCACCTGAAATTTCAAATGCGGGGAAGCATCTCTCTGCAGCTGAATTCCACTCTGTCCTTCACAATGTTG GGAATTCTCAAGACAAACTGATTCCAAGCAGTGATAGAGGAACAGTCCTGATTGATGCAAGGAATTTATATGAGACTAGAATCGGGAAGTTCTATCCTCCAAATGTGGAGACTTTGGATCCAGAAATCCGGCAATACAGTGACCTTCCTTCCTGGATAGATAATAACTCCGAGAAGTTGCGTGGGAACAATGTTCTTAT GTATTGTACTGGAGGAATTAGATGCGAGATGGCATCAGCCTATATTAGGTCTAAAGGTGATggctttgaaaatgttttccag CTTTATGGTGGGATCCAACGTTATCTGGAGCAATTTCCTGATGGTGGGTTTTTCAGAGGAAAGAATTTTGTCTTTGACCACAG GGTTTCAGTTGGAAGCTCAGATTCAAGAATTTTGGGTACTTGTCTTCTCTGTAGTTCTCCTTTCGATGATTACTCGTCACGGAGCCGGTGCACGTACTGTAGGATGCTTGTATTAGTCTGTGATAATTGCAGG GAGAAGGATTCTTCTTATGTTTGTGAACTGTGCCAGAAAAACAGCCAGTGTATTcagccaatttcaacaacagaGTTTGACAGCTCAGTGGAAATATCAGAAATCAGGGAGCTTGAAGCTGTCTCTAACTTGGATAGACTAGCACTACCTCCCTTGGTTTCAG GACCCAAGACATTACGAAAATTGAGAATTCTCTGCCTCCATGGGTTTCGCCAGAATGCTTCTGGTTTCAAAGGTAGAACTGCATCTTTAGCCAAGAAACTCAAGAGCATTGCTGAGCTTGTTTTTGTGGATGCACCCCATGAATTGTCTTTCATTTATCAAATTCGTCGAAACTGCGATTCTGCATCAGAAATGGAAAATAACCATCCACCAACGGAGAGTTGCAATAAAAAGTTCTCATGGTTAGTTGCACCTGACCACAAGGGGGAGAACGATTCTGATTGGAAGATAGCTGATGGTCCATTTGATCCTCTTCAGTACCAGAAACAAACTGAAGGTTTCGACAAATCAATTGCATATCTAAAAGCATTATATTCTAAAGCAGGCCCATTTGATGGGATATTGGGTTTTTCACAAGGAGCTGCAATGGCTGCTTTAGTTTGCCTGCATCAACAGAAGCTAAAAGGAGAGATGGAATTCAGATTTGCAATCCTCTGCTCCGGATTTCCTGTCAATATGAACAATTGTGAGCAGGGATCGATCAATGTTCCTTCGCTTCACATATTTGGCAACGACAAGGGTAAAGATAGGCAGATAGAGAACCAAGCTAGTAGACACCTTGCTTCTGTGTTTGAGAATGGCTGCTCTGTTGTTATTGAACATGACTTTGGTCATATAATTCCAACAAGAGCTCCATATATAGATCAGATAAAAGATTTCCTCCAGCGTTTTCTGTAA